In the Bombus pyrosoma isolate SC7728 linkage group LG15, ASM1482585v1, whole genome shotgun sequence genome, one interval contains:
- the LOC122575631 gene encoding actin-related protein 1 isoform X1: protein MEPYDVIINQPVVIDNGSGVIKAGFAGDQIPKCRFPNYIGRPKHVRVMAGALEGDLFVGPIAEEHRGLLSLRYPMEHGVVTDWNDMERIWSYVYSKDQLATFSEEHPVLLTEAPLNPRKNREKAAEIFFDTFNVPALFVSMQAVLSLYATGRTTGVVLDAGDGVTHAVPIYEGFAMPHSIMRVDIAGRDVTRHLRLLLRKEGINFRTTAEFEIVRTIKERACYLASNPQKEETIETEKFQYILPDGSYLEIGPARFRAPEVLFRPDLIGEECEGLHEVLTYSIQKSDLDLRKVLFQNIVLSGGSTLFRGFGDRLLSEIRKMAPKDIKIRISAPQERLYSTWIGGSILASLDTFKKMWVSKREYEEDGIRAIHRKTF, encoded by the exons ATGGAACCGTACGATGTGATAATTAATCAACCCGTAGTTATCGATAAT gGTTCTGGTGTAATTAAAGCAGGATTTGCTGGCGATCAGATACCAAAATGCAGATTTCCAAATTA TATTGGCAGACCCAAACATGTGCGTGTTATGGCTGGTGCTTTAGAAGGGGATCTTTTTGTGGGCCCAATAGCAGAGGAACATCGTGGTCTTTTATCTCTTCGTTATCCAATGGAACATGGAGTTGTTACAGATTGGAATGACATGGAAAGAATTTGGTCTTATGTTTATAGTAAAGATCAATTAGCAACATTTAGCGAAGAACATCCAGTTTTGTTAACAGAAGCACCGCTTAATCCAAGAAAAAATAGGGAAAAAGCTgcagaaatattctttgataCATTCAATGTTCCAGCTTTGTTTGTTTCAATGCAAGCTGTTCTTAGTCT atatgCCACAGGACGGACTACAGGAGTAGTTTTAGATGCTGGAGATGGTGTCACACATGCAGTACCTATTTATGAAGGTTTTGCTATGCCTCATAGTATTATGAGAGTTGATATAGCAGGACGTGATGTCACAAGGCACCTCCGGCTTCTTCTACGTAAAGAGGGTATTAATTTCAGAACTACAgcagaatttgaaattgttagaACAATTAAAGAAAGAGCATGCTATCTTGCTAGTAACCctcaaaaagaagaaactattgaaacagaaaaattccaatatataTTGCCTGATGGAAGTTACTTAGAG ATTGGACCAGCGCGGTTTAGAGCTCCTGAAGTGCTCTTTAGACCAGACTTAATTGGAGAAGAATGTGAAGGACTTCATGAAGTATTAACATATTCCATTCAGAAATCTGATTTAGATTTAAGAAAGGTATTATTCCAAAACATTGTCTTATCAGGAGGATCTACATTATTCCGc GGATTTGGTGATAGATTACTATCTGAGATTCGTAAAATGGCAccgaaagatataaaaattagg ATATCAGCTCCTCAAGAACGATTATATAGTACTTGGATTGGAGGTTCTATTTTAGCTTCTTTAGATACTTTCAAGAAGATGTGGGTTAGTAAAAGAGAATATGAAGAGGATGGTATTAGAGCAATTCatcgtaaaacattttga
- the LOC122575631 gene encoding beta-centractin isoform X2 → MAGALEGDLFVGPIAEEHRGLLSLRYPMEHGVVTDWNDMERIWSYVYSKDQLATFSEEHPVLLTEAPLNPRKNREKAAEIFFDTFNVPALFVSMQAVLSLYATGRTTGVVLDAGDGVTHAVPIYEGFAMPHSIMRVDIAGRDVTRHLRLLLRKEGINFRTTAEFEIVRTIKERACYLASNPQKEETIETEKFQYILPDGSYLEIGPARFRAPEVLFRPDLIGEECEGLHEVLTYSIQKSDLDLRKVLFQNIVLSGGSTLFRGFGDRLLSEIRKMAPKDIKIRISAPQERLYSTWIGGSILASLDTFKKMWVSKREYEEDGIRAIHRKTF, encoded by the exons ATGGCTGGTGCTTTAGAAGGGGATCTTTTTGTGGGCCCAATAGCAGAGGAACATCGTGGTCTTTTATCTCTTCGTTATCCAATGGAACATGGAGTTGTTACAGATTGGAATGACATGGAAAGAATTTGGTCTTATGTTTATAGTAAAGATCAATTAGCAACATTTAGCGAAGAACATCCAGTTTTGTTAACAGAAGCACCGCTTAATCCAAGAAAAAATAGGGAAAAAGCTgcagaaatattctttgataCATTCAATGTTCCAGCTTTGTTTGTTTCAATGCAAGCTGTTCTTAGTCT atatgCCACAGGACGGACTACAGGAGTAGTTTTAGATGCTGGAGATGGTGTCACACATGCAGTACCTATTTATGAAGGTTTTGCTATGCCTCATAGTATTATGAGAGTTGATATAGCAGGACGTGATGTCACAAGGCACCTCCGGCTTCTTCTACGTAAAGAGGGTATTAATTTCAGAACTACAgcagaatttgaaattgttagaACAATTAAAGAAAGAGCATGCTATCTTGCTAGTAACCctcaaaaagaagaaactattgaaacagaaaaattccaatatataTTGCCTGATGGAAGTTACTTAGAG ATTGGACCAGCGCGGTTTAGAGCTCCTGAAGTGCTCTTTAGACCAGACTTAATTGGAGAAGAATGTGAAGGACTTCATGAAGTATTAACATATTCCATTCAGAAATCTGATTTAGATTTAAGAAAGGTATTATTCCAAAACATTGTCTTATCAGGAGGATCTACATTATTCCGc GGATTTGGTGATAGATTACTATCTGAGATTCGTAAAATGGCAccgaaagatataaaaattagg ATATCAGCTCCTCAAGAACGATTATATAGTACTTGGATTGGAGGTTCTATTTTAGCTTCTTTAGATACTTTCAAGAAGATGTGGGTTAGTAAAAGAGAATATGAAGAGGATGGTATTAGAGCAATTCatcgtaaaacattttga